Genomic DNA from candidate division WOR-3 bacterium:
GGCACGATCTAGTGCTTTCATGTTATGTGTGAATTCCTCTGCTGCCGAGCCGGTGTATCCATCTATCAGGATATATAGATCCGTGTCGTACATACGCTTGCCCGGAACGTATGGGATAGTCCAGTATTGCTCGACTTTTCCATCGTACACCTGTTCCAGAGTATTAAGATGCGTTCTGCCCTGTTCAGTACCTCTAACAAAGTAACTGCTAAGGAGTTGTACCATAGTCGGTTTGCCGCCCGGCGTATCCCTGAGATCAATTATGACGGCATCTGAATTGGCGAGAAAATTCATGGAAGCAACCGCGGTTGCTCCCGCATAGTCGGGGTTTGAGAAGAAATCGAGATCCAGATACCCTACATTACCTTTCAGGATCTCCACTCTCTTGAAGCCAAAATTTGTCAGCCGGTCCTTCTCGGCCATAGCCATGTTTGCTTCTTCGACCTCTTCGGCAGATTGACTTTTTTCAGCAGTGACCAATCTTGCCCGCTCTGGATTGTATTCGATGAAAAAGTGATTATCGTTGCTGCTTTCGCGGAGATCAGCCCAGACTGCATTGGCAAATTCAGTGGGACTATGTAGTGTGTCATACGAACCGTTCTTGAATTTCTCATTCAGATAATCTGCCAATTGTTGCGCAACATCTCGCAACACGTATTTTTCGATGATCAAGCGGTTAACACTGTCGATAACAGCCTTCCTGGCATCGGAATCCATCTTCATTTCTTTAGTTCCGCCCATGGCTAATAGTGCGATAAAAAAAAACACAACGGCTAAGAAGCATTTGGTTTTTTTGTTGTTGTGCATTGTTCAGACTCCTCTTTAACATTTCTTTTTTATTTCTTGCTTATCAGTCTTTCAACGATTCCGAGAATTCTGAGTACGATGAGCACCGAGACACAGGCGATAATTGCCAGTATGTAGTAACCTGCGCCGACGGCCAGTCCGAGTCCGCTGGCGAGCCAGATCGTTGCCGCCGTTGTTAGACCGTACACCTCACCGCGCGCGCGGATGATTGCGCCGGCACCCAGAAAACCAATTCCCGTTACTACGCCGGCGACGATCCTGCCTAATTCAAAGCTGGCCAGACCAAGTTCGAAACCGATGAGCATGAAGATCGTCGAGCCCAGGCAGACAAGGATTATCGTCCGCAGACCTGCAGGTTTGTGCTCGAGTTCACGTTCGAGGCCGACCAGGCCTCCTATCACTATTGACGTGGCAAGCCGTAGCATGATTGTTGTCCATTCCATAGGATTATAATAACTGCCAAGGGGACAATGTCAACAACTCGACACGATCTCAATAACAAACGTTGAGTTCGTTATTCGCGCCATTTTCGTTGTTTTCGCTGAACACGATAGACAGAGATGTGAGGAGTGACTTGAAATAATAATATATGTGAATAATATAGTATGTTACCATGTACCCGGCAAGGAGGAGAGTTTGAGAAATATCAGATCGTTCATCAACAGGCACCAGGTCGGCTCATTTTTCATTGTATCGCTCGTCGATGAATATGATGAACCCATTGATGGGTGTATTGCCCACTACAACTGCCGGCACGGTATTACTCGTTCTCTTTGCTATGTTCGCGGTAATACATGACCGGATGTGGAGGAGACTTCCGGTTGACGATCCTGCAGTAATTTCAACGCCATGAGGCCAGCGGGATGTAATATGTTCGGGGGTCGAGATTTAAAAAAATTCGATAATGTCAACAGGGAGATCTTTATCTTGCATAATTTCGTTACAATTTGCATAAAATTTAAAGGGGGTCTTATGAGTAACATTTCCAATAGGTTTAGCATAGGGGTAGCGCTGTTGATGCTGACTGCAGTATGTGCAAGAGTGTCGTTTGCGCACTGTGAGATACCTTGCGGCATCTACGGTGACGAAATGCGTTTTGAAATGATCGAAGAGCATATCGTGACGATCGAGAAATCCATGCAAATGATCGTAGAACTATCGAAGGAAGCAGAAAAGAATTATAACCAGATTGTCCGCTGGATCAATAATAAGGAAGAACATGCAAATCATATACAGGAAATAGTATCGCAGTACTTTCTAACACAGCGGGTAAAAGTAGCAGATGCTAAAGATAAAGATGCCTATCAGAAATACGTTAAGCAGGTCGTGCTGCTCCAGCAGATGCTTGTATTCGCAATGAAGGCAAAACAATCGCTTGACTTCACAAATATCGCGCGCTTGCGTACTCTTTTGGAGGAATTCGAGAGGATATATCTTGGTAAGTGAGGTCTTAATCTATGTTTGAATTGCCCGAATATATGACTCTTTCTAAGCAGATGAACAAAATTCTAAGAGGTAAGAAGATAAAACGCGGCGTGTTGGGGAATTCACCTCACAAATTTGTGTGGTATAACCGGAAGCATGCTGAGTTTGAGAAATTGACGAGGGACAAGACCGTCGGCGAGGCACGGTCTGAAGGTAGGTGGTTATTCATCGACCTGAAGCCCGGCTACGAGTTATTGTTCGGTGAGTGCGGTGGAAAGATGTTGTATCATCCACCCGGCATTGGTCTACCCAAGAGATACCATTTGTGGCTTGCTTTCGAAGACGGATCGTCATTCACGGCAACAACTCAGATGTGGGGGGCGTATGAACTGTACGAAATAGGCAAAGCACGCAACCGCAAATATGTTAAGGACATGAGAACAACTCCGACAGATGACAAATTCACATTTGAATACTTCTGTAGACTTATAGATACCCTTCCCGGGAAGAAAAGTGTGAAAGGTCTTCTGACCCAGGACCAATTGATCCCCGGTTTGGGCAATGCGATAGCGCAAGATATCATGTTTACGGCGAGGTTGCACCCGCGGCATCCCGTTGAGGAGTTGACAAAAGACAATAGGCGGAAACTACATAAGGTAATAATGATTATAGTTCGAGACGTAATCAAAAAGGGTGGCCGCTATGATGAATACGATCTTCATGGCAATTTGGGCAAGTATGTACGTGTGATGGATAAAAACGCCGTCGGACGTCCCTGCCCTGAGTGCGGCACAAAGATACAGAAGATCCAGTATCTTGGTGGTGCGTGCTATTTCTGTCCCGAGTGCCAGAAATGAGAGATCTGGTTGGCCCCACAGATTTGGTAAGACATGCCACGCTTGAGGATATAGCAGCGTTGATCGATCTTTACAGAGAGTTTCATGAATTCCATGTTAAAGGCGTTCCGGACCGTTTGCAGCGTCCTAACGAATATGATACTGACGATTTGCGGTCGAAGTTGGTAGATATAATAGAAGCCGAAGACTCAAACATCTTCGTTGCGGAATTGGATGGTCAGGTTATTGGTCTTGCCGAGGTGTATATGAAAGAAGATGAGTCGAATCCCTATAGAGTTTCCTACAAATATACACATCTGCAGAGTATTATGGTGAGCGAGAAATGCAGAAGAAAGGAGATCGGTAGACGACTCCTGCGGGCAGTTGAACAGTGGTCAAAGGAGAAGGATGCTACGGAAGTAAGATTAAATATCTGGGAATTTGACAACGGACCGCTGAGGTTCTACGAAAAAGAGGGCTACCGTACGCTTAGACGCACGATGGTACGGAAGCTTTGATCGGTATGGATCGCTGAAATTAAAGGAGGTCATATGGCCAAGACAAAAAACCTTAAGGAGATTCTAATTTTGCTGCGGAAATACAGCCAGTTGATCGTCGATCTCGGCTATGCAGCGGTGCTGGAGGACAATCTTGAACTGGCCCAGGAAGCTTTCAGGGTGAAGACAGAGATTAAGGAACTGGATTATCAATTGAGGAAGGAAGCGTTGATGGTCGCGCGCTTATCAAGGTCGGCAAAGGAAGATATCCCGCAGATCGCCAACATACTGCAGATCGGGGTTGCGATAAAGGAAATATCAGATGGGATCGATGACTTGATCGAGATCGCGGTCAGAAACGTAGGTGTTCATCCGATAATCAGGATTGCATATTCGAGGAAGGATATCAGGATAACAAGACACGTTGTTGGTGAGGCATCCAAACTTGACGGAAAGAAGCTTGATGACATCAAAATGGATCCGGATGCTGGATTCAGGGTGATCGCAGTACGGCGCGAGAACGAGTGGACGCTTGACCCTCCAGGAGGTAAGAAGCTGCTGAATGGCGATATTGTGATAGTTGAAGGAAGAGACGTTGCCGCACGAAAGATGCAGGATTATGTCAAAGGCACGAAGAAGGAAACGAATAAATAGAAGAATAGTTACCGATATCCTTCTGCAGGCGACGCCGGTAGTCATTCTGACATCGGTTGGTGAGCTCTTTGCCGGCTCGATACTGGGTAAGATGCACGAGCGTTTGGATCTTATCCCCGGGCTGATAATTCTCGTGCCCGCAGTAATGGGACTCAGAGGTAATATCGGCACGGCCCTTGGCTCGAGAATATCAACGTCTCTACATCTGGGCCTTGTGGGCAGGAGATTTTCCTTTAGCAGATTCAACTTGAGTAACATCGGCGCCGGGTTTTCACTTTCGCTGACGGTTTCAATTATTATCGGGCTTTTCGCCCGATTCGTCTGTCACATCTTCGGACTTCCGAGTATCCCGTTGGTGAATTTACTGCTGATCGCAATCCTCGCGTCGGCGATGGCTTCACTCGTGCTCATACCATTTACGGTAACGCTCACCTATTTTGCATTCAACAGGCGCCTGGATCCAGATAATATAGTGGCACCGATCATCGGTATGGTTGGTGATATCATAACCGTGGCCGTGGTATTCATCGCCGCCGATATAGTTTTACGACTCAAGATTGACGAAGCATGGAGCCTGTTGTTTTTGCCGGTCGTGCCAATGATCATCAGACGAATGCCCTCTCGATACAAACTCCTGAATATCCTTAAACAGAGTATCCCGATTCTGTTCGTGTGTACAATGTTGGGTGTTCTGGCCGGGATATATCTACATTGGCAATACGAGAAATTCTATCTTGTCCCCGGACTTCTCATTCTGGTGCCGCAGATCATTGCGAAAGCCGGCAGTATCGGCGGTATCTTCGGCGCACGGTTTTCGTCCGGGTTGCATCTCGGCTACCTAAGGCCCTACCGGGTGAATGACTATGTGATAAAAAACTTCATCGGAGCGATTGCTTTAGCACTCGTGATCTCTCCCCTGGTGACAGTGATAACTAAGTTCGGGGCAGACCTTTTCAGGATACCGATTGTACCGATCATTCCACTCTTCTTCATTAACCTTTTTGCCATTTTGACAATAACTCTGATCGTATTTCTTCTCGATTTCGTGACTGCCTCGCTGTCTTATAAGATCAGGATTGACCCGTCAAATTCGGTCATACCATTTGTGACGAGTCTGGGTGACATCATAGGTACGGTCATTCTTGTGTTGGCGATAAGTATGTTTCTGTGAGCAGTTTGATTTTGTCGTTACGACTTTATCATCACGAGTAGCATCTTGAACTTCTGGACCGCCTTGAGCGCGTGCGGTTCGTTTGCCGGCATGATTATCATTTCCCCGGCTTTCAGTGAATGTTCAGTGCCAGATATCGTTATTACTCCATGGCCGTCGATTATGTAGACAAGCGCATCAAAAGGCGCAGTGTGTTCGCTCAATCCCTGGCCGCGGTCGAAGGCGAAAACGGTTACGGTGCCGGTTTTTTTGTTGATCACCTCACTGCTCACAATGGCGTACTTCTGATAATCAATGATGCTCTGCAGATCGATTGCCTGTGACAGCAGATGTTTGGTTTTGTTAATATTATGATTCATTTATCTCCTTCAGTACTATCTCATCGTGATGTATTATTGAAATAGATTCTTATATTACTGCTTCATTATAGTTATACATGTTTGAGTGTCAATCTACGGATGCTTTGCCCGTTCTGAGCCAAGATGCCCAGTCAAGCCGTCCGTTTTCCGCGGCCATGACAGCAGCCGCTTCCCAATCGTATTCCAACATAACCTGCTGAGCACTCCACTCTCCGTTATCTTCACTGACTATAGAGTAGCGCGCATGTGGTGAACCAGCCTGCATCACGTGGAGATATGGGTTGTCATCCCTGAAGGCAGGTAATCCAGCGCTCCCCGGGTTGACAACGAGTATGTCTTTTTGCAGGTTGACCGACTGTGGGACATGATCGTGCCCGCATAGTATCACCGGGCACCCTATGTTCTTAGCCATCCGGCACATGTCCTCCCTGCTTCTTGATACAGCACCGTCGCTACAGACATCCCAGAAAAAATAGCATGTATCCGATTGAGGCGTGGCATGGCAGGCGAACAGATCGTCATCGACAATTCGTGTTGCCGGGATTTCACGCAGCCATTCGATATGCTTTGGTTCGAGATTTCTCCGGACATGACACAGGGTAGGCGATGGTTCAGCATCGCCGGGGGTCAATATTAGTTTATCTTCATTGCCGAAAACGGAAAGAATGTCTCTTTGCATGAGCATTTCAGCAGTGCTTACAGGCTCGAGTGGGCCGTAAAGAGAATCCCCGAGGTTGATGATCCGCTCGATGCCGTGACTCTTGATGTCCTTGAGAACCGAAGCGAGTGCCAAGCTGTTTCCGTGTATATCAGAAATTATGGCATATCTTCTCATGAATACACTCTGTCCTTGGTGTTCATGCTGGATTGAACAGTAAGGGAACCGCCTCTTGATATATGACTCTTAGGGCAGTTTTTTACGAAACCCTTATCTGCCCCGTTCAGCAAGCCACTGCTTGAACTGCTCGCCGCCCGGTATTTTGTTTATCCAGTCCGTAATTTTTTGAAGCCCTTCATGGCGTACTGTTATCAATTCATCAAGGCTCGATGGCCGGTGCGCGGTGACATCCTCTTCGAAAAGGTGCAGCGGGTAATTGTAGCTTCGAGGCAATTCCTGGATTTCGCTCGGCGCGAAAGTCGAGAGGATGACTCCAGACAAGAGCGCCTGGTGGATGAAGATGAGATAGCGCTCGTCGCTTTCGTAAAGTTCAGTAAGTTCGGGTGCCTGGTAGATTTCAAAGAATTTGTCCTGCCATGTTTTGAACAAGCCGTCTTCCGGACGGATCACCAATATTCCGGCATTGAAGTATGGTCTCAAGATGTTTTGATCGACGTGTGTTTTCATCGGGAACACGCGTTCTTCAGGCACATTACAATAACGGTATACCAGCGACCAGAACGGATCGATCGGTTTGTCATACAATGAACCAACATTTGCATGGTGGACGGGCCGGTAACCAAGATTCTTATCAGCGGCGAGCAGAAGGTCCGCGGGCTCTTGCAGTATTATTGTATTTGAACTTACCCAGGCGAGGATATCTGTTTTACCATCGGCCAATGATTCGGCGAGTGCTGCTGCGCGAATATCGGCCGCGAAAAAGAATCGCGCAATTTCACGTTCGATCTCGAATGAAATCAACTCAGCATTCAATTCGGTAATTCTTTTTCTGAATGGTTCTGAAGGCTGTGGGCCGAAGTCTGGCACGAAACACCAGATCGGGGATTGCGAGAGATCTCCTCCGAAATTGCGTATGCTTTCGATCAGTAGCAGCGTGTTTGCTTCTGACCATTCTACCGGGTAGGCAACAGTGGTGAAGATGAGCTTAGTGTTGTCAGGCATTTCCTTACCCGCGTACAGGCAAAGAGTAGTGGCAATCAGTATGAAAGCGCAAGCCACGAGAACAGGCTGTAGGTGCTTTTTTGTTCGTGAGCGGCATTTCATACTATTTAGTAGGGCATACCGGAAGAATGACTCTGTCGTAGATCTCGTTCAGTACCTGTGCCAGAGCAGTGTACATCGCGGAAAGTCCGCAGACAATTCCTTCAAAGCCGGCAACAATCCGTAATGCGGAGCTGTTGAATATTTCGCTTAGTGCGAGAAGGAAAAAGAGCGTTGCCAGGGAGAAAAATACGAATTGAAGGGCGCGGTTTATCTTCAATGTTCCTATGAACATCACTGCTGTGAAAATGCCCCACATGATCAGGTATGCTGCCATCGCGGCTGGCAATGGTGCACTAATCATCCCGATTCTCGGAAACAACACGAGAGCTACGAGTGAGAGCCAGAAGAGACCATAAGAAGTGAATGCTGTGGTCCCGAAGGTGTTTCCTTTTTTCCATTCCATTACACCGGCGAATATTTGGGCAAGCCCTCCATAAAAGATACCCATTGCCAGGATCATGCTGTCAAGGCCGTATAACCCGGCATTGTGCAGGTTGAGAAGCACAGTTGTCATGCCAAAACCAAGCAGGCCCAGCGGGGCTGGATTGGCCATCGTATCCCTTATCGTTGTGACCGATTCATTTGACGGGTGAGTCATTTCTGCTCCTTTTCAGTTATTCCTTTATTCAACCAGCTGATCTCAAAATAGGATAGAACGGATTTATACCACACGGAGAGTGCAGTGGCCACTTTTTGAGTATATTCATGGTGTTTTGCTTGTCAATAATCTGTGGTGGAAAATCGATAAATTTCATATTGACAAGTTTTATTATATTAGTATAATTGCTTTGAGTCGCATGATTTGTTGGAGGTACCGCAGAATACTCATATTCGCAACCCTCAATAAATGTGGACTTGAAAGGAGAAAAAATGGTGTATGGAAAGGTGAAATGGTTCGATAGCAGGAAAGGGTACGGATTCATCGAGAAAGAAGACGGTACCGGTGATGTATTTGTGCACTACGCTGACATTGCGGGTGAAGGTTACCGGTCCCTTAGAGAAGGCGAGAGAGTTAAGTTTGAGATTACCCAATCCCCCAAAGGGGACAAAGCAACAAAAGTCGAACTTGCATAACACACAATAACCTGAATAAAGCCCCCGGAAGGGGGCTTTATTTTTTACGACAAACAAATGTGGCTGAGCATTCAACCCGTAAGAATTGGTATCTTTGTGAAGAATACTACAGGACGGCGCTTAGATCAATCCTTGTGCCACGACATGTTCTCGAGATATTGGCGGAGGTGGCCGGCGGTTCGGAATTTATGGATGATCAGTGATCTCTTCAAGCCGCAGCATATTCCTTTTATCTCCTGTGGATGTTTTCGGTAGTGCTGTGCACCGCCTAGGATGTCGTAGAAGATACGTATAAGATTGCAGACGTCGTCGCGGATATTTTCCGCATCAGGTGAACCCCAATTATACATATCAACTAGTTTTACGATGAACGAAAGTCCCTGGCGTTTGATGATGATGTTATCATCGTGAAGGTCGCCGTGATATTCACGGGCTCTGTGTATTTGTTCGACCCCGGCGGCGAGGGCATGCAGCAGGTGAAGTCCTTCGAATGGGGTGAGTCGCTTCCCTGGTTGGCGTGCCACGAAATCGCTCAGCAATTCGCCTTCGACGTAGTCTGATATCATCACGGTCGTTGGTTCTCTGTAAAGATTTATTCTTTCTTGCGTGTGATATTGTATCAGGATGGAGCAGTGACGGAGCCTGTGGAGTTTTCTTGCGTAGAACTTCGTGGCCCGATCATGCCTGTTTCTCTGGGGGAAGAATACCTTTGCCGCCCTTTCGACCCCCGTATTTCTTTCCCTGACGCGGTATACTTCGCCTTCCCATCCACTACCCAGCGAAGCGAGAACCTCATACTTGCCGGCGATGATACGCCCGGGTATAAGGTTAAAACTTTCGATTTGTCTTCCCGTTTTCATGCTATTTACTTTATCCCTCACTACTATATTGCGTGTGTCCGAAATGTCAATATTTCTTTATGAACCTAGCGGGTGCTCTTTCTGGACCCAGCGTTGACTTGGAGGGCGTTTTGTCTATACTGGTAGTTAAACACGAATCAATCGTATGTTATCTCATGAAAGGAGCCGTCATGGACATGTTGAGTAAAAGGAAAGGTTTATCCAATTGGAGCTTCATTGCTATGTTGGTCTTATTTTATATGGTAATGCCCACGTTGACATCCGGCAAGCAAATATCTGAAAAAGAAAAGGTCAAGATCATTGAGACTGTCTGCTCCCTTCTGGAAAGTAATTATATAGATCCTGATATGGGGAAAACAGTCAGCGCACAACTTAGTGCTAGTCACAGCCAAGGGGAATATAGGGAAGTATCGTCGGCCGAAGAATTCGCCGCCCAGTTGGACGCTGATCTCACAGAGTGGAGCAGCGATAAACATCTTGGGGTAATATACGATCCTGAATGGGTGATGCAAATAAGAGAAGAGGGTCCTGAAGATGCATACCTCACTGAGGAAATGGTTAATGAAGAGAGAATGGGTAATTTTGGCTTCAGGCGAATGGAAATCCTGGACGGGAACGTTGGTTATCTTGATCTGAGGATCTTTTTTCACCCTAAATACGCCGGGGAAACGGCGGTGGCGGCGATGAATTACCTGTCAAATTGCAGAGCAGTGATTATAGACCTGCGAAGCAATGGCGGTGGCTGGGGCGATATGGTTTCCTTGTTGTGCAGCTATTTCCTTGATAATGAAGAGTGTGTGCACCTTAATTCAGTGTATTCCCGTCCTGATGACCGGTATTACCAAAGCTGGACATTGCCCTACGTGCCGGGAAGGATACTGGCTGATGTTCCTTTGTATATCCTTACATCCAGGTCGACCTTCTCGGCGGCCGAAGAGTTCTGCTATAATCTCAAATACCTCAAGAGAAGTACGATCGTCGGTGAGCGGACACGTGGTGGAGCTCATCCGATCAGCTCACAGGTTCTTGACGACGATCTCATACTGATAATACCGGAATGCGCTTCTATTCACCCGGTCACGCAGAGCAACTGGGAAGGAGTGGGTGTCGAGCCGGATGTTGAAGTACCTGCAGATGAAGCGTTCAATGTTGCGTATTCGAATATTATTAGGCAACTTCGCGATACGGTGCTGGACAATAGAGAAAAGGCTTTCTATCAGTGGCATCTTGATGGATTCAGTGCAAGACTCAATCCAGTGGTTGTTGAGCCTTATGTGATGCAATCGTATGCGGGTAAGTATAGTTCATTGTATATCATTTATGAGAACGGGTCCTTGTTCTACCGTCGCGGTGATCGTATGAGATACAGAATGACACCGATGAGCCAGACTCTTTTTCTAGTTGATGACCAGAGCAATATTAGGATCAGGTTCAAGAAAGAAAAAGATATCGTCAGCGGGATTGTTGCTTTGTATAGTGACGGCAATAGCAGTGAATATAAGCGGGAAGTAGAATGAGGTGGATCTTTAATCGATAAATGGGGGTCAATCAATGCATATCATACATCTGAAGGAAGCAAAAAAGTACGAACCGGAAAAAGGTTGGCTTCGCGCAAGCGTATGCTGCCAGAATAATGTATCGATAGAATATTTCGTTAAGCCAGGCAAACACTCATCGCCGCTACACGACCATCCTCAAGAGCAAGTATGTGTTGTCATAAAGGGCAGGATGATGGTCAGGAGCGGAGATGGCGAGGAAGCCATGCTCGAACCAGGCGATGCTGCTCATTTTGAGCCTAACGAACCGCACGCGGTCGCGAATGCTATCGATGAGGAGTCGATCGGCATAGATATCTTTGTGCCGGGCCGGTCGTTCGACTTCTGGCTTAAAAGGAAGAGCTGAGTATTCTGGTTGAAACGGTGTAGACAAAGAATTATTTTCATTATACTCGTCATCCATTTGGAATGCCCCTCACCGTGAAAATTTCTGCTGTTCAAATATCCTTTTCATTTGCGAGAAGATTGTCAAAGATCCTTTGGAGGTCGTCCTCAAATTGCCCGATCTCTTGTTTCGAGAATCCCACGTAGAATAGCCGAGTCATGTCTTGAGATACTTCCGTATATTTTTTTTCAAAAGTCTTATCTTTCTCTGTTCGCTCTATCAATATTATGCGGCGGTCGTCACGGCACTGGATGCGGGACACGTAGCCCGATGATTCGAGCCGGTCAAGCATGCTTGTCAGGGTCGATTTGCCGAGCGAGGTTCTTCTTGCCAGTTCGTTGATCGGGATCCTGCTCGTGTGCCAGAGCGCGAACATGATTCTCCCCTGGGCAGGGTTTAATTCTATGCCGTTGTCTCTCAGTTTGCGACTGAATATCCGGCCTGCAAGTTGATGTATCTTGGCAATGAGAAAACCGCCATGGCGCTGTCTTTTCATGTTGTCTCCAATATTTTGAAGCCAAAGGCCTGGCCCTTATACCAACCCTTAGTTTTCTTTGGGTACAACCGCAGGACGGTGTGATCCGGGTCGTGCGGGCCTTCGGGATAATAGCGCTTCCATCCCTCTTGCCAAAGTGCTTCCCTGAGGTGGGGATCGTCAAGGATCTCGATGTTCCCCGCGAGCATGAGACCATGGAAGTCATTTGGCGCGCAGTAATATACACAGACCGCGGAGTTGTCCTTTATCTGTGCAATTTTCTCCGAGGAAGTGTTGGTAGAAAAAAGGATCATTAAATCGTCTCTGTGATCCTTGAACATATGGACCAGCTTCGGGAATTTCGTCTTGTTGCGTAGATTGAACATGCACCTTGTCTGCGGATATCCCTCTTTATCTATTGTCGTGACGTACGCGGCATCCGCAGATTCGAGCAGTTCGATACTCGCACGTTTTATCTCTTTTTCATCCATGTTTTCTCCTTCTGTTTAATTCTATATAGTATAGTTCGATATAGTAATAATGTCAAGTACTTCTTTTGGCATATCGGAGTATCTGACATTTGACAAAACTGCGAGGATATGTATCATTATAAGTTAGACTAAGCAGGGCGAAGAACGTGGAGAACAAACACATAAGAATCAGCAAATTCCTGAGCCTTGTGCTCAGACACAAGCCCGAGACAATTGGGCTGGAATTGGATAGTGAGGGATGGGGTGATGTGGGGGAATTGATAAGAAAATCCTTTGATGCCGGTGTTGTGCTCGACAGGCCGATCCTGCGGCAAGTTGTAGACGGCGGGGAGAAAAAGAGATTCAGCTTCAATTCTGATGGTTCAAAAATCCGCGCAAATTACGGACACTCAATACCTGTGTTGCCGGTTCATGAACCCGTCGAGCCACCGGAA
This window encodes:
- a CDS encoding RNA 2'-phosphotransferase, which encodes MENKHIRISKFLSLVLRHKPETIGLELDSEGWGDVGELIRKSFDAGVVLDRPILRQVVDGGEKKRFSFNSDGSKIRANYGHSIPVLPVHEPVEPPEFLYHGTAKEYVGSIDSEGIGPGARQYVHLVEDMKTAIQVGSRHGEPVVIIVKAKSMHESGYEFFKTESGIWLTKEVPKEYIEIEGSKKLK
- a CDS encoding MarR family transcriptional regulator: MKRQRHGGFLIAKIHQLAGRIFSRKLRDNGIELNPAQGRIMFALWHTSRIPINELARRTSLGKSTLTSMLDRLESSGYVSRIQCRDDRRIILIERTEKDKTFEKKYTEVSQDMTRLFYVGFSKQEIGQFEDDLQRIFDNLLANEKDI
- a CDS encoding cupin domain-containing protein, which produces MHIIHLKEAKKYEPEKGWLRASVCCQNNVSIEYFVKPGKHSSPLHDHPQEQVCVVIKGRMMVRSGDGEEAMLEPGDAAHFEPNEPHAVANAIDEESIGIDIFVPGRSFDFWLKRKS
- a CDS encoding pyridoxamine 5'-phosphate oxidase family protein; its protein translation is MDEKEIKRASIELLESADAAYVTTIDKEGYPQTRCMFNLRNKTKFPKLVHMFKDHRDDLMILFSTNTSSEKIAQIKDNSAVCVYYCAPNDFHGLMLAGNIEILDDPHLREALWQEGWKRYYPEGPHDPDHTVLRLYPKKTKGWYKGQAFGFKILETT